Proteins found in one Oncorhynchus gorbuscha isolate QuinsamMale2020 ecotype Even-year linkage group LG15, OgorEven_v1.0, whole genome shotgun sequence genomic segment:
- the LOC123997481 gene encoding phosphatase and actin regulator 4B-like yields the protein MSGQGLPLLSALLICCRCPVVVVIVQQCFLTLYSCLSDAIAPVDEVDHLHTTTEGDGDSTPLPFKGKGKFSTLGKIFKPWKWRKKKSSEKFTETSEVLERKMSMRRPRQELIEQGVLKELPENEGDDTHSPKQPYVKNGHTLPVGGGGGGGRGHENQTRPPSDSGMNPSDFKINPAWLPQPEDRRVRFPPDVDRHGDQGGPRGSGHQEEGQRGGGGRSQGEGKSNMAWQGQVMGQVMGQVQGMGQEEGRRGGRLHPSDGDKRPGLQKAPSEDGRRSRPAETAWKPTLPRHASAEEGRARRESDSHFVPDPDSLRDTLRESLPPKQSIMPPKWLISSTPEPGSEPNPATTYSSSSSSSSAVAKPAQTVSSAGANTQSSAIVSIAPSSTPQATKQPPLPLPKPVNRGVNAAMLGNLTQAGTSLVPTKPSPPMPPKRTTPVTKRNPEDPSASTQSVPTPSPSLLSPEDHHNHSVGFQMPPPSPPLPNYIPPSPPRQHLHTHYLHHQHSYQHPIPQPLLFDPPAPPVSPPAAEDDYSEEEDDDDEEEEYDGELPQPELEPRSRRCMVGEPSINVIPEGPNSSEEEEEEEEQDLQREDSDSDGPVLYKDENSDEDEEDEPPPSALASRVRRKDTLALKLSNRHAPEKHAREDKSSSHTERRTPGHTPGHTHQGSTGLTWQSREQWEAIRTQIGSALTRRLSQRPSAEELEQRNILQPKNQIDRQAEVREIKRRLTRKLSERPTVAELQARKILRFHEYVEVTTANDYDRRADKPWTKLTPADKAAIRKELNDFKSSEMEVHEDSRIYTRFHRP from the exons ATGTCTGGGCAAGGGttacctctgctctctgcgctgTTGATATGTTGCAGATGCCCAGTTGTGGTTGTCATAGTTCAACAGTGTTTCTTAACTCTCTATTCTTGTCTCTCTGACGCCATTGCTCCAGTTGATGAAGTTGACCACCTGCACACCACGACGGAGGGAGATGGGGACAGCACCCCTCTCCCATTCAAGGGCAAGGGCAAGTTCTCTACCCTTGGCAAGATCTTCAAACCATGGAAGTGGAGGAAGAAGAAAAGCAGCGAGAAGTTTACGGAGACTTCAGAAG TTCTGGAGAGAAAGATGTCGATGAGGCGACCGAGGCAGGAGCTTATAGAACAGGGAGTGCTGAAGGAGCTCCCGGAGAATG AAGGGGACGATACTCACAGCCCCAAGCAGCCCTACGTGAAGAATGGCCACACCCTGCCCgtgggtggaggtggtggagggggcaGAGGGCATGAGAACCAGACAAGACCCCCCTCAGACTCTGGGATGAACCCCTCAGACTTTAAGATTAACCCAGCCTGGCTGCCCCAGCCAGAGGACCGCAGGGTCCGCTTCCCCCCGGATGTAGACCGCCATGGGGACCAGGGTGGCCCCAGAGGCTCCGGACATCAGGAGGAGGGCCAGCGAGGAGGTGGAGGACGGTCCCAGGGGGAGGGGAAGTCTAACATGGCCTGGCAGGGCCAGGTGATGGGCCAGGTGATGGGCCAGGTACAGGGTATGGGACAGGAGGAGGGTAGACGTGGGGGCAGACTACACCCTTCTGATGGAGACAAGCGGCCGGGCCTGCAGAAGGCGCCATCAGAGGACGGAAGGAGGAGTCGCCCTGCTGAGACAGCATGGAAGCCCACCCTCCCCCGGCACGCGTCCGCAGAGGAGGGAAGGGCCCGTAGAG AATCAGATAGCCATTTTGTGCCTGACCCAGATTCGCTGCGGGATACTCTCCGAGAGTCACTGCCCCCCAAACAGTCCATTATGCCCCCCAAGTGGCTGATAAGCTCCACCCCCGAGCCCGGCAGCGAACCGAACCCTGCAACCAcatactcttcctcctcctcgtcttcctctgcAGTTGCAAAGCCTGCCCAAACTGTCTCATCTGCAGGCGCCAACACCCAATCTTCAGCAATAGTGTCCATTGCGCCATCCTCCACCCCCCAGGCGACCAAGCAGCCACCCCTCCCCCTGCCGAAGCCCGTCAACAGGGGCGTTAATGCTGCCATGTTGG GCAACCTCACCCAGGCCGGTACCAGCCTTGTGCCAACTAAGCCCTCTCCACCGATGCCCCCCAAGAGGACTACCCCTGTCACAAAGCGCAACCCGGAGGACCCCTCTGCGTCCACCCAGTCGGTCCCgaccccctccccctcactgCTTTCTCCCGAGGACCATCATAACCACTCAGTCGGCTTCCAGATGCCTCCCCCTTCCCCGCCCTTACCCAACTACATCCCCCCTTCTCCCCCCCGCCAGCATCTGCACACGCACTACCTCCACCACCAGCACTCCTACCAACATCCCATCCCTCAGCCCTTGCTCTTTGACCCCCCAGCCCCACCAGTGAGCCCCCCAGC ggCTGAGGATGACTActctgaggaggaggatgatgatgatgaagaggaagagTACGATGGGGAGCTTCCCCAGCCAGAGCTGGAGCCACGGAGCAGGAGGTGCATGGTGGGAGAGCCCAGCATCAACGTCATCCCCGAGGGGCCCAAcagcagtgaggaggaggaggaagaagaagagcagGACCTGCAAAGGGAAGACAGCGACTCGGACGGGCCAGTGCTCTATAAAGATGAAAATTCAGATGAGGATGAGGAAGATGAGCCTCCACCca GTGCTTTGGCCAGCAGGGTCAGAAGGAAAGACACGTTAGCTTTGAAACTGAGTAACCGACACGCCCCAGAGAAACATGCTCGAGAGGACAAGTCCAGCAGTCACACCGAACGACGCACTCCCGGACACACACCAGGTCACACACACCAAGGGTCAACAGGGCTGACATGGCAGAGCAGGGAGCAATGGGAGGCCATACGCACACAAATAGGCTCTGCACTCACAAG GCGTCTCAGCCAGAGACCCAGTGCAGAGGAGCTGGAGCAGAGAAACATCCTTCAAC cCAAGAACCAGATAGACAGGCAGGCGGAGGTCCGAGAGATCAAACGTAGACTCACCAGGAAG CTGAGTGAGAGGCCCACGGTTGCTGAGCTACAGGCCAGAAAGATCCTGCGCTTCCACGAGTATGTGGAGGTCACCACAGCCAATGATTATGATCGGCGAGCAGACAAGCCCTGGACCAAGCTAACACCCGCCGACAAG GCTGCCATTCGTAAGGAGCTCAATGACTTTAAGAGCTCTGAAATGGAGGTTCATGAAGACAGTAGGATCTATACAAG GTTCCACCGGCCTTAG